One Setaria italica strain Yugu1 chromosome I, Setaria_italica_v2.0, whole genome shotgun sequence DNA window includes the following coding sequences:
- the LOC101773152 gene encoding uncharacterized protein LOC101773152, protein MATLRGLRLRSHLLSAVRTPSPLPAASSLHRLLLLSTATASPAPFVVEDFLVTSCGLVPALALRASRRIAYLKSPSKPEAVLAFFADSGLAKAAVAAAVAREPRLLCSKLEKSLKPRLALLRDIGLSPPQISSLITIAPDVFLCPTKIPRLAFYLSFLGSYDKVYTALRRSPLLLGHDLQSVVKPNMAFLGQCGLTESDIAKFFCSSPSRMFILGPERLKEIVVCVDKLGVPRCSPMFKYALIAIHQISPRRIDAKLDFLKKALGCSDTELGIAIRKLPTILSVSEVRLSRGVEFLKMEVGLKAEYIVHRPALCTYSMKRRLIPRHYVLQVLKEKGLMKKDHDFYAVVSVNEKKFVKRYLDPYKESAPGLADAYAAACADAEQAPS, encoded by the coding sequence ATGGCGACGCTGCGCGGCCTGCGCCTCCGAAGCCACCTCCTCTCCGCCGTCCGTACGCCCTCGCCTCTCCCGGCGGCCTCTtcgctccaccgcctcctcctcctctccaccgcgACCGCGTCCCCCGCTCCCTTTGTCGTCGAGGACTTCCTCGTCACCAGCTGCGGCCTTGTGCCCGCCCTAGCCCTCAGAGCCTCCAGACGCATCGCCTATCTCAAGTCCCCCTCGAAGCCCGAGGCTGTCCTCGCCTTCTTCGCCGACAGCGGCCTCGCCaaagccgccgtcgccgctgcagTAGCCAGGGAGCCACGTCTCCTCTGCTCTAAGTTGGAAAAATCCTTGAAACCACGCCTTGCCCTGCTCCGCGACATCGGCCTCTCCCCGCCCCAGATCTCCAGTCTCATTACCATCGCCCCCGATGTCTTTCTGTGTCCGACAAAGATACCCCGCCTCGCGTTCTACCTCTCTTTCCTGGGCTCCTACGACAAGGTGTACACCGCCCTCAGGAGGAGCCCCTTACTCCTCGGCCATGACCTGCAGAGTGTGGTCAAGCCCAACATGGCGTTCCTGGGGCAGTGCGGCCTAACTGAGTCTGATATTGCCAAGTTCTTTTGTTCGTCCCCCTCGAGAATGTTCATATTGGGGCCAGAGCGTCTCAAGGAAATTGTGGTGTGCGTCGATAAGCTTGGCGTGCCACGCTGTTCACCTATGTTCAAGTATGCTCTCATTGCCATCCACCAGATCAGCCCTCGGAGGATCGATGCAAAGCTGGATTTCTTGAAGAAGGCTCTTGGATGCTCTGACACCGAGCTGGGCATTGCAATACGCAAGTTGCCTACCATCTTGTCCGTGTCTGAGGTCAGGCTGAGCCGTGGGGTGGAATTCCTTAAGATGGAGGTCGGTCTGAAGGCTGAGTACATCGTGCATAGGCCAGCACTGTGCACCTATAGCATGAAGAGGCGGCTGATACCCCGGCATTATGTCCTCCAGGTTCTGAAGGAGAAGGGCTTGATGAAGAAAGATCATGACTTTTATGCTGTGGTTTCTGTAAATGAGAAGAAATTTGTAAAGAGATATCTTGATCCCTACAAGGAGAGTGCTCCAGGGCTTGCAGATGCTTATGCTGCTGCTTGTGCAGATGCAGAGCAAGCTCCTTCCTAA
- the LOC101772743 gene encoding uncharacterized protein LOC101772743, which translates to MLLLPRHPVLSSPALPSSPSPSPSRFRPLPCTNASTSASTAAPAGAFSVEDYLVTRCNLYPNVAARVAPELSAIKSPSNPDAVLAFLASALELSPPLVAVAVARDPAVLTCSVPRTLAPRAAELRALGFTTFQMGLLIARCGAAAFRSPDLVPRVQFWLPYLRGRVDKLVAALKGNPGLLAADLRTVRHTVALLQEEGTLTDDDVGWFAISYCSKLLTASPDEVDAVLARADGFGVLRRTRAFKDAIIAAFSATPERLAWKAAFFRDELGWTEAQVKTAAAKMPTLMTVSAERLRRNWEFLNTEVGMDAERVASFPALLRYDLEGRLVPRFRVMRVLQARRLWRGRDFNNIAAITEEDFVAKFIRPFLVNVPDLAKVYEAAIVKKEAVKHSS; encoded by the coding sequence ATGCTCCTCCTCCCGAGGCAtccagtcctctcctcgccggcgCTGCCATCCTCCCCCTCCCCATCTCCATCCCGCTTCCGCCCCCTCCCCTGCACCAACGCGTCCACCTCTGCTTCCACCGCCGCACCTGCAGGCGCCTTCTCGGTGGAGGACTACCTCGTGACCAGGTGCAACCTCTACCCCAACGTGGCCGCCCGCGTGGCGCCGGAGCTCTCCGCCATCAAGTCGCCCTCCAACCCCGACGCCGTACTGGCCTTCCTCGCCTCCGCGCTGGAGCTCTCCCCtccgctcgtcgccgtcgccgtggcgCGCGACCCGGCGGTACTCACCTGCAGCGTGCCGAGGACGCTCGCCCCGCGCGCGGCCGAGCTCCGCGCGCTCGGCTTCACCACGTTCCAGATGGGCCTCCTCATCGCGCGCTGCGGCGCGGCCGCGTTCCGTTCGCCCGACCTCGTCCCCAGGGTCCAGTTCTGGCTCCCGTACCTCCGCGGCCGCGTCGACAAGCTCGTCGCCGCGCTCAAGGGCAACCcgggcctcctcgccgcggacCTCCGGACGGTCAGGCACACCGTCGCGCTGCTCCAGGAGGAAGGCACCCtcaccgacgacgacgtcggCTGGTTCGCCATCTCCTACTGCTCCAAGCTGCTCACCGCGAGCCCCGACGAGGTCGACGCCGTCCTGGCCCGCGCCGACGGGTTCGGCGTGCTGCGCAGGACGCGGGCGTTCAAGGACGCGATCATCGCGGCGTTCAGCGCGACGCCGGAGCGGCTCGCCTGGAAGGCGGCGTTCTTCAGGGACGAGCTCGGGTGGACGGAGGCGCAGgtgaagacggcggcggcgaagatgCCGACGCTGATGACGGTCTCCGCGGAGCGGCTGCGGAGGAACTGGGAGTTCCTGAACACGGAGGTGGGCATGGACGCGGAGCGCGTCGCCAGCTTCCCGGCGCTGCTCAGGTACGACCTGGAGGGGCGGCTCGTGCCGCGGTTCCGGGTGATGAGGGTGTTGCAGGCGCGGCGGCTGTGGCGCGGCAGGGATTTCAACAACATCGCCGCCATCACGGAGGAGGACTTCGTGGCCAAGTTCATCAGGCCGTTCCTGGTCAACGTCCCGGACCTGGCCAAGGTTTACGAGGCCGCCATTGTCAAGAAGGAAGCAGTGAAGCACAGTAGTTGA
- the LOC101767254 gene encoding transcription termination factor MTERF6, chloroplastic/mitochondrial, giving the protein MMLRLRSHLLPAVRAAWPLHAASSLHHLVLYSTAAAATAAEAAAPFVAEEYLVTTCGLTPEQALRSAKPLAHLKSSSKPDAVLAFFAEIGIHEADLAAAITRNPRLLCLKVDETLTPRIGMLRDIGLSTPQISRLITVAPLIFSNPTKISRLPFYLSLLGSYDKVHTALRRNLLLLSRSLESVVEPNMAFLRHCGLTDCEIAKLFLASPRTLALEPEAVKEIVVCADMLGVPRNSRMFKGVLSAISSITPRRVGAKLDFLKKALGCSEAEVGIAIGKLPSILASAEDRLSRTVEFLKMEVGLNAAYIVHRPALLGYSLKKRLMPRYYVLKVLKEKGLVKENVDLYGVVCKIEKKFVERFLDPHKESVPGLADAYAAACAGQVPPAL; this is encoded by the coding sequence ATGATGCTCCGCCTCCGAAGCCACCTCCTTCCCGCCGTGCGTGCGGCATGGCCTCTCCACGCCGCTTCCTCCCTCCACCACCTCGTCCTCtacagcaccgccgccgccgccaccgccgccgaagccgccgctCCCTTCGTCGCCGAGGAATACCTCGTCACCACCTGCGGCCTCACGCCAGAGCAAGCCCTCAGGTCCGCCAAACCCCTCGCTCACCTCAAGTCCTCCTCCAAACCCGATGCGGTCCTCGCCTTCTTCGCGGAAATCGGCATCCATGAAGCCGACCTTGCCGCCGCAATCACCAGGAACCCGCGGCTCCTCTGCCTTAAGGTGGACGAAACCCTAACCCCCCGCATTGGCATGCTCCGCGACATCGGCCTCTCCACGCCGCAGATCTCCCGCCTCATCACCGTAGCACCCCTAATCTTTTCCAATCCCACCAAGATCTCGCGCCTCCCATTCTACCTCTCTCTATTAGGCTCATACGATAAGGTGCACACGGCCCTCAGGAGgaatctcctcctcctcagtcgAAGCCTCGAGAGCGTGGTCGAGCCCAATATGGCTTTTCTGAGGCATTGCGGCCTTACTGATTGTGAAATTGCAAAGCTCTTTTTGGCCTCCCCAAGAACGCTCGCACTGGAGCCAGAGGCTGTCAAGGAAATTGTGGTGTGTGCCGACATGCTTGGTGTGCCGCGCAACTCAAGGATGTTCAAGGGCGTCCTTTCGGCCATCTCCAGCATCACCCCTCGGAGGGTGGGTGCAAAGCTTGATTTCTTGAAAAAGGCTCTTGGATGCTCTGAGGCTGAGGTGGGCATCGCGATTGGCAAGCTTCCTTCCATTCTGGCTTCGGCAGAGGACAGGCTGAGCCGTACTGTGGAGTTCCTGAAGATGGAGGTTGGTCTGAATGCTGCGTACATTGTGCATAGGCCGGCACTGTTAGGTTATAGCCTGAAGAAGCGGCTGATGCCCCGTTATTATGTCCTAAAGGTTCTGAAGGAGAAGGGGTTGGTGAAAGAAAATGTTGACTTATATGGTGTGGTTTGTAAAATCGAGAAGAAATTTGTCGAGAGGTTTCTTGATCCTCACAAGGAGAGTGTTCCAGGGCTTGCAGATGCTTATGCTGCTGCTTGTGCAGGTCAAGTTCCTCCTGCCCTGTAA